One Actinomycetes bacterium DNA segment encodes these proteins:
- a CDS encoding DUF5753 domain-containing protein, translated as WWHRYNDLLPQWFRAYVDLESAATLIRTYQGQFVPGLLQTEDYMRAVMRGAQLDDSPEELERRVRLRLTRQRLLDQDDGPRLWAVVDEAALRRPVGGREVMRVQLERLVEATKLPNVVLQVLPFSAGAHPAMLGAFSILRFPFELPDVVYLEHLTNAVYLDKRDDVEQYLHVMETICVRSQPARKAAAILSEILGEG; from the coding sequence CTGGTGGCACCGGTACAACGATCTTCTCCCGCAGTGGTTCCGGGCCTACGTGGATCTCGAGTCGGCGGCCACGCTCATCCGGACCTATCAGGGCCAGTTCGTCCCCGGCCTGCTGCAGACCGAGGACTACATGCGCGCGGTGATGCGGGGCGCGCAGCTGGACGACTCGCCAGAGGAGCTGGAACGGCGGGTCAGGCTGCGGCTGACCCGCCAGCGGCTGCTCGACCAGGACGACGGCCCGCGGCTGTGGGCGGTGGTGGACGAGGCGGCGCTGCGCCGGCCGGTCGGCGGCCGCGAGGTGATGCGTGTCCAGCTCGAGCGGCTGGTCGAGGCCACGAAGCTGCCGAACGTGGTCTTGCAGGTCCTGCCGTTCAGTGCCGGCGCGCATCCGGCCATGCTCGGCGCGTTCAGTATCCTGCGGTTCCCGTTCGAACTGCCGGACGTGGTCTACCTCGAGCACCTGACCAACGCCGTCTATCTGGACAAGCGTGACGACGTCGAGCAGTACCTGCACGTCATGGAGACCATCTGCGTCCGCAGCCAAC